Proteins from a single region of Lysinibacillus sp. JNUCC-52:
- a CDS encoding right-handed parallel beta-helix repeat-containing protein — MATLVVKRSIMHRYQSINQALQDAEVGDFIEIRDGVYEESIEISKRLTIYGKGDVTIKGSVFVRYQTHVEMRNLRFSQGQGIYIKGDLQLENCVIEQQRVSTQVTVSFGSLLMKNVDIIASPSNQFGLRIDNGSSVMLSESSIQQHTKAQIIIQNSEIAMSKCLLLEGAMNGIFAIRNVKMTIEDCEIHGHKKTQIVGASSTINMLNTVIHEGKDLGIQVISGSDLTMDHCEIKHHIGTNVVVHESKMVATDSIIAYGQSNGLYIGEKSKVIIYDCQIYKHVKPQLFIENSKAEVRKCHVKKGSTTGVTIFNESDVIMTECDIQHHTQFHVIVDASGLVVDQCKIHVGQTGGIYGNDHAKITLKNSRIQEFESHHIYINNARLFANNCTFKHIVGNGITCIDAIVEVVDSKFLQCQQSPYSIFWSDKSMGRIQNCAIDETDRTFLAMTNQSLLEIVNMSLAHMKTVAIVQEQSQLYIRGQYKDRQCQRDSSSRISRPTTQPVTSEKIQQSVDSLSTCNSSNGKK; from the coding sequence ATGGCAACACTTGTTGTAAAAAGGAGTATAATGCATCGTTATCAAAGTATTAACCAGGCGCTGCAGGATGCTGAAGTAGGAGACTTTATAGAAATAAGGGATGGCGTTTACGAAGAAAGTATAGAGATATCAAAAAGGTTAACGATTTACGGTAAAGGTGATGTCACAATTAAAGGTAGTGTATTTGTTCGCTATCAAACACATGTAGAAATGCGTAATCTCCGTTTTAGTCAAGGTCAGGGAATATATATTAAAGGTGATTTACAGCTTGAAAACTGTGTAATTGAGCAACAAAGGGTGAGTACGCAAGTTACAGTTAGCTTTGGAAGTTTGTTGATGAAAAATGTCGATATAATAGCAAGTCCATCTAATCAATTTGGACTTAGAATTGATAATGGATCTAGCGTGATGCTTTCGGAGTCTTCGATACAACAACATACAAAGGCTCAAATTATTATACAAAATAGTGAAATAGCAATGTCAAAATGTTTGTTGTTAGAGGGTGCGATGAATGGAATTTTTGCCATTAGAAATGTAAAAATGACGATAGAAGATTGTGAAATCCATGGGCACAAAAAAACACAAATTGTTGGAGCTTCGAGTACAATCAATATGCTAAATACAGTAATTCACGAAGGAAAGGATTTAGGTATTCAAGTAATTAGTGGTTCCGACTTAACAATGGATCATTGTGAGATTAAACATCATATAGGAACAAATGTGGTAGTTCATGAAAGCAAAATGGTTGCGACAGATAGTATCATTGCATACGGACAAAGTAACGGATTATATATAGGGGAAAAATCAAAGGTAATTATCTATGATTGCCAGATTTATAAACATGTAAAGCCACAATTGTTTATTGAAAATAGTAAAGCTGAGGTTCGGAAATGTCATGTGAAAAAGGGAAGTACAACAGGAGTTACTATTTTCAATGAATCCGATGTAATAATGACTGAATGTGATATCCAACACCATACACAATTCCATGTTATTGTAGACGCAAGTGGGCTTGTAGTCGATCAGTGTAAAATACATGTTGGGCAGACGGGCGGAATTTATGGCAACGACCATGCGAAGATTACCTTAAAAAATTCACGTATACAGGAATTTGAAAGCCATCATATTTATATAAATAATGCACGTCTTTTTGCGAATAATTGTACTTTTAAACATATTGTAGGGAACGGTATTACGTGTATTGATGCAATTGTGGAAGTAGTGGATAGTAAGTTTTTACAATGTCAGCAAAGTCCTTATTCGATTTTTTGGTCTGATAAGTCAATGGGACGTATCCAAAATTGTGCAATCGATGAAACAGATAGAACTTTTTTAGCGATGACCAATCAATCACTTCTGGAAATCGTCAACATGAGTTTAGCGCATATGAAAACAGTAGCTATTGTACAAGAACAAAGTCAGCTCTATATACGTGGGCAATATAAAGATAGGCAATGCCAAAGAGATAGCTCCTCAAGAATCAGCCGTCCAACCACACAGCCTGTAACATCAGAAAAAATACAGCAATCTGTTGACAGCTTAAGTACATGTAATAGTAGCAATGGAAAAAAATGA
- a CDS encoding class I SAM-dependent methyltransferase, whose amino-acid sequence MTILQRLIEQAKHPNGLIGSIMLRIMNVAHRGMTSWLIESGAIKNGDIVLDIGCGGGKTIQALSRINHHGKIYGIDFSEQAIRNATKVNKKDVASGKVIVKQASVSNIPYPDAYFDKIIACQTHYFWQDFAKDVKEVFRVLKKNGQFIIISELYKINYHREDYKTNKEIRQLFDHVGFQFVNIQEHKRNGWLYIMGTK is encoded by the coding sequence TTGACAATTTTACAAAGGCTTATTGAACAGGCAAAGCACCCAAATGGGTTAATAGGGTCAATAATGCTACGTATTATGAATGTTGCTCACCGTGGAATGACTTCTTGGTTAATCGAAAGTGGTGCAATCAAGAATGGAGATATTGTTTTAGATATAGGATGCGGGGGTGGAAAAACAATTCAAGCATTATCTAGAATTAATCACCATGGAAAAATCTATGGAATTGATTTTTCCGAACAAGCGATACGAAATGCAACGAAAGTAAATAAGAAAGATGTCGCTAGTGGCAAAGTAATTGTAAAACAGGCAAGTGTTTCTAATATTCCTTACCCAGATGCTTATTTTGATAAAATAATAGCATGCCAAACACATTATTTTTGGCAAGACTTTGCGAAGGATGTTAAAGAAGTATTTAGGGTTTTAAAAAAAAATGGTCAGTTTATTATCATTTCAGAACTTTATAAAATCAATTATCATAGAGAGGACTATAAGACCAATAAAGAAATAAGACAGCTATTTGACCACGTAGGTTTTCAATTTGTGAATATACAAGAACATAAGAGAAATGGCTGGCTTTATATAATGGGCACGAAATAG
- a CDS encoding DNA-3-methyladenine glycosylase I has translation MKRCEWVKLDEPLYVDYHDKEWGVPVYDDQHLFEMLCLEGAQAGLSWWTILQKREGYREAFDKFDASKIVTYSEDKLAELKEDQRIVRNKLKIASVVTNAQAFLKIQQQHKSFSDYIWSFVDHQPIVNNWATIAEVPVTTELSEQMSKQLKKDGFKFVGSTICYSFMQAVGMVNDHIVDCSCRQV, from the coding sequence ATGAAAAGATGTGAATGGGTGAAGTTGGACGAGCCGTTATACGTAGATTATCATGACAAGGAATGGGGTGTGCCAGTTTATGACGATCAACATTTATTTGAGATGCTATGTTTAGAAGGAGCACAGGCTGGACTTAGCTGGTGGACCATTTTACAAAAAAGAGAGGGCTACCGTGAAGCTTTTGATAAGTTTGATGCTTCCAAAATCGTCACGTATTCAGAAGATAAGTTAGCTGAACTAAAAGAGGATCAGCGGATAGTGCGCAATAAACTTAAAATAGCTAGTGTCGTAACGAATGCGCAAGCTTTTTTAAAAATACAACAACAACATAAATCATTTTCTGATTACATATGGTCCTTTGTAGATCATCAGCCTATTGTCAACAATTGGGCAACAATCGCCGAAGTACCTGTGACAACAGAGTTAAGTGAACAGATGAGCAAACAGTTAAAAAAAGATGGATTTAAATTTGTCGGAAGTACGATATGTTATTCATTTATGCAAGCGGTAGGTATGGTGAATGATCACATTGTAGATTGCAGTTGTCGACAAGTTTAG
- a CDS encoding cold-shock protein, with the protein MKQGTVKWFNAEKGFGFIEVEGEADVFAHFSAIQGEGFKSLDEGQKVEFEVEDGNRGPQAKNIVKL; encoded by the coding sequence ATGAAACAAGGTACAGTTAAATGGTTTAACGCAGAAAAAGGTTTTGGATTCATCGAAGTTGAAGGTGAAGCAGACGTATTCGCTCACTTCTCAGCGATTCAAGGCGAAGGTTTCAAATCACTTGACGAAGGTCAAAAAGTTGAATTTGAAGTGGAAGACGGTAACCGCGGACCACAAGCTAAAAACATCGTTAAACTTTAA
- a CDS encoding transposase: MKILLVVTSVFVPFVMVLLQLKSKIVRSLFNTLAVLAMIFFGSIASTSIYQIIVDNAVFMTTIHAVFLNPLFIMAGAYIGVFIIYRLMLLTWHEK; this comes from the coding sequence TTGAAAATTTTATTAGTAGTTACAAGCGTATTTGTTCCTTTTGTGATGGTATTACTTCAATTGAAAAGCAAAATCGTACGTTCTTTGTTTAACACATTAGCAGTTTTGGCTATGATTTTTTTCGGGAGTATTGCATCCACCTCCATCTATCAAATTATTGTGGATAATGCAGTTTTTATGACCACGATCCATGCCGTATTTTTAAATCCATTATTTATAATGGCAGGCGCTTATATTGGCGTCTTCATTATTTACAGGCTAATGCTTTTAACATGGCATGAAAAGTGA